ACTTATTATTAGCTCTAAAAAATAGTTTGTTTTTTTGGGCGTGCCCCTTGCTGACGCAAGGGTCGGGGCATTCCGCACTACGCTATCGCTTCGGTACTTCGCTGCGCTTCGTACTGCCTAACGGCATGCTCCATGCCCCTCACGCAATTGACCTATGCAATCATGTCTTTATCTTGTTTGAGCTTGAAGTACAAGTACTTACAAGCTAAAACTTGGTATATGAAACAAAGAAACAATCGTTTCAGAGATTCCTTGCGTGAGGCATGCGGAGGGCGTGCGTCAGCACGGTGCGCAGCGAAGCGCAGCACCGAAGCGTTAGCGTAGCCCGTAGCACGCCGACCTTGTGGGCATGAGCGCAGCGAAATGCCCACAAGGGCACGCCCAAAAAAATTAAAACTTAACCTTTACTTTGAAAAGTTATACATTTAACATAAAAGTGTATCTTTGTATGTATGCACGCCCTGCTTTTTTTATTCTTTGTACTCTGTGGAGCATCTGCTGTGTGCCAAAATGAAATCCAAAAAGCTCAATTAGCTAAACAATATTTAGATAATCAAGAATTTGACAAAGCTGAACAACTATACAAAGAGCTAATGGAAACTAACAAGCAAGAGGAAAGTTATGTAATGTACTACAATACTTGCCTGGTAGCCCAAAAAAAATATGTAGAATCCGAAAAACTGCTTACTAAAAAAGCAAAGAAAAATCCACTTTATGCGTTAGAATTAGGCTACACCTACTACGAATGGGGTAAAATGACCGATGCAGAACGCACTTGGATGCCCCTGCTCAAACCTAAAAGTGTAAATAAAGACTATTTTGTTACTGTGGGAATGTTTTTTAGTCAAAAAAATTTGCCCTACTGGCAAATACGCACCTATCAAGAAGCACGTAACTACTTCAAAGATGATTATCTTTTTAGTGAAGAACTTATAGAACTCTACGGAGAAACAAAAAACATAACTCAAGCCGTAGCAGAATTTGTACGTTTGCTGAAAAAAAAGCCCAATGAGCTACAAATGGTCCAAACTAAGGTAACCAACATTATCAACTCCGAAGAGGACTTCAAAAAAGCAGAACAAGGAATATTACAAGAGATTGCCCAAGATGAAAATAACACAGTAATGAAAGAACTTTTAATTTGGTTATACCTGCAACACAAGGATTACGAAAATGCACTCATTCAAGCAAAAGCCTTAGACCGATTAAATAAAGAGAGAGGGTATCGTATAGTTGATATTGCCGAAGTAGCTGAACAGAATAAAAACTATCCCGTAGCCATAGAGGCTTACAATTACGTTATTCAGCGCTATCCTAATGACGTATATCACGAAAAAGCATCTATGGGTAAAGCTCGCGTTTCTGAACTACAAGCCACCGAAAAAACTACCATAGACAAAAATGAGATTCAAACGGTTATTCAAAACTATAAAAACCACATACAACAGTTCGGAAAAAACCAAAAAACGGTTGACGCCATGTACAGAATTGCTTACCTCTCTGTATTTTACCTATACGATCTTGACCAAGCTAATAAATACATTGAAGAGATACTTTCTAATTCGGCAGCTGCTTTCAAAAGAGTAGATGCTTTGCTACTCAAAGCTGATATTTGCATCATCAAAGGGGATTTTGATACTGCTGAAAACATTTACATAGAAATACAACAACAAAATAAAGATGCCGTTCAGGCGAATTTAGCAAAGTTCAAACATGCCCAACTTTCGTACTACAAAGGAGAATTTGCATTAGCGAATAGTAGACTAAAAATACTTAAACAAGGCACTCACAACGATATTGCTAACGATGCCCTTAAACTTAGCTTATTCATTCAAGATAATACAATTATGGATAGCAATACTACTGTATTACGGCACTACGCACGCGCGGAATTACTTGATTATCAAAATAAAAAGGAACAAGCTTTACTCTGCTTGGACTCTTTGATACAGAAATATCCTACTCATCCCGTAATAGATGATGCTTGGTTCTTGAAAGCAAAAATTTATACCTCACTTCAAAAGATAGATAAAGCTTTATCCTGCTACCAAGAAATTATGGAAAAATACAGTAACGATATTTTAGCTGATGATGCCATGTACTTAACTGCTAAAATATACGATGAATTTTATCAAGAAAAAGATAAAGCATTAGCTTTGTATCAAGACTTTTTGGCACGTTATCCGGGCAGTTTATACATAACACAAGTTCGTAAGCGTATACGTGAGCTAAGAGGTGAAAAGGTAAATTAAGTCATTTTCTCTGACACTTTTTACATTTTCTTAACGAAAAATCTTATATTTTTGTGGCTATGATAAAATTTCGTAGAAAAGAACAAGATAAACAACAAAATACACAAACAAACTATCAAATAAATATGGCTAATGCATACAATAATCAAAGTGAAGTACCACAGGAAAGTTTACCTAACTCATCTACACAAGAGTCCAAACCTAAAACGCGTAAAGAAATAGAGTTGGAACAGTTAGAAAAACTTAATGCACTTACCACGTCTATTATAGCAGTTTTTTTAGCTGTTACAAGTATTCTCAACAATGCCGCAGGTGATGAATTATTTATCAACTTAGTTAAAACGAATGATAGTTGGAGTTTTTATCAGGCTAAAAGTATCAAACAAAGCTTAGCTGAAAGTGAAAAAGATAAGTTAGAAGTAGACATTATTCAGCGCAAGGATAGTAAAAATCCTGCTGATATAGATATTGTTCAGAAAGAAATCAAAAAAGTAGAGTACTATAAGGCTAAAATTGCTGAATATAAAAGAGAAAAACAAGAAATTGAAAAAGAAGCAAGAAAATATGAAAGGGAATACCAAAATGCTGATGCAAAATCGGATAAATACGATATTGCGGAAGGCTTATATCAGTTAGCTTTAGTTTTATCTCCTATTTCATTGGTAGCTCGCAATTACCGATTGTGGATATTGAGCTGTATTGTAGGCGTAATTGCGTTAGGATTTAGCATATATGCTTTTATGATGCCGTAGAAGTACTTAGCGCTACGTTTTTTTCTGCTTGTTCTCTCTGTTTTTGTACGCGCCCTGCAATCAAGATACTTACTTCATATAAAAGCAACATGGGTATGGCTACAATCAATTGAGTTATCATATCTGTGGTAGGCGTAATCAGTGCAGAGAGAATAAATATCCCTAAAATTGCATGTTTTCTATAATGGCGCATAAAAGGTGGGGTCATTATTCCTACCTTAGCTAAAAAGTAAATTATCAAGGGCATTTGAAAAATTAGTCCAAAAGCAAAAGTAAGTAGAGCTACCACAGAAATATAGTCGCCCAAATGGAACATATTTTTTACGGTATGTGCATCATCTACGCTGTATTGTACTAAAAAGCTCAATGAAACAGGCGTAATGATAAAATATCCAAATAATAATCCTGCTATGAATAAAAAAGTAGCATATCCAACTACTCCACGTGTAGCTTTTATTTCATGAGGGTATAAACCTGGTTTTACGAATTGCCATAATTGCCAAAAAATGAATGGAAAGCCCAAAATAAAACCTACATAAATGGACACTAAAAGGTGTGAAGTAAATTGTCCTGTGAGAGTAGTGCTTACTAGTGGAAAGTCAGGTGCAGCATAAGAAACGCCGATTTTTCTCAGTATTTGGTAGGTAAGAAAAGTTTGTTTTTTAGGCGCAAAAATAATGTATCCAAAAATGTAGTTCTTCATAGCAAAAGCAGCAATAGTAAAAATAACCCAACCAATCAGTCCCCTTATAATTGCCCATCGTAACTCTTCTAAATGTTCTAAAAATGACATCTCATCATCAAATTGAGTTTTCTTCTTTCTAAACCAACCCATACCTTTGCAAAGATATGAAATATGGTTGTATATTTTTGATAATGTGCATGTTTTATGCTTGCAGTACAAACCAGAATACCATTCCTGTAGAGCTAAGTGAAGGAGAGATATTTTTTCAGACTATAAAACAAACACCTTTTCAAAAAGATACCACATTTATTTTGCTTGTTATTAAAGGCAATAAAGTAAAAACGCTTTACATCAATCAAAGACCTCATTTTGCAACGCTTCGCACTTGCCATAAGGATACAGTTCAAGATATTTACCTTCAAAATAATGTTAGAAAAACAGCACTACGAGTAGATACTCTAAATAGAAAAAAAATAGTTTTTAGTGCTCTTACTAAGAAGGATACCTTATTTTGGGATATACCTGCTGTAATCTACTTTTACACAGAAAAAGACAAAAAATTTAAGTTCATAACTTGGAAAGATATCCGTATTTCTGCTTGGATTGTACAGGATTTGCCCATGTTGTCGGAATATAT
This window of the Bacteroidia bacterium genome carries:
- a CDS encoding DUF4337 domain-containing protein, whose product is MIKFRRKEQDKQQNTQTNYQINMANAYNNQSEVPQESLPNSSTQESKPKTRKEIELEQLEKLNALTTSIIAVFLAVTSILNNAAGDELFINLVKTNDSWSFYQAKSIKQSLAESEKDKLEVDIIQRKDSKNPADIDIVQKEIKKVEYYKAKIAEYKREKQEIEKEARKYEREYQNADAKSDKYDIAEGLYQLALVLSPISLVARNYRLWILSCIVGVIALGFSIYAFMMP
- a CDS encoding tetratricopeptide repeat protein, with amino-acid sequence MHALLFLFFVLCGASAVCQNEIQKAQLAKQYLDNQEFDKAEQLYKELMETNKQEESYVMYYNTCLVAQKKYVESEKLLTKKAKKNPLYALELGYTYYEWGKMTDAERTWMPLLKPKSVNKDYFVTVGMFFSQKNLPYWQIRTYQEARNYFKDDYLFSEELIELYGETKNITQAVAEFVRLLKKKPNELQMVQTKVTNIINSEEDFKKAEQGILQEIAQDENNTVMKELLIWLYLQHKDYENALIQAKALDRLNKERGYRIVDIAEVAEQNKNYPVAIEAYNYVIQRYPNDVYHEKASMGKARVSELQATEKTTIDKNEIQTVIQNYKNHIQQFGKNQKTVDAMYRIAYLSVFYLYDLDQANKYIEEILSNSAAAFKRVDALLLKADICIIKGDFDTAENIYIEIQQQNKDAVQANLAKFKHAQLSYYKGEFALANSRLKILKQGTHNDIANDALKLSLFIQDNTIMDSNTTVLRHYARAELLDYQNKKEQALLCLDSLIQKYPTHPVIDDAWFLKAKIYTSLQKIDKALSCYQEIMEKYSNDILADDAMYLTAKIYDEFYQEKDKALALYQDFLARYPGSLYITQVRKRIRELRGEKVN
- the tatC gene encoding twin-arginine translocase subunit TatC; the encoded protein is MGWFRKKKTQFDDEMSFLEHLEELRWAIIRGLIGWVIFTIAAFAMKNYIFGYIIFAPKKQTFLTYQILRKIGVSYAAPDFPLVSTTLTGQFTSHLLVSIYVGFILGFPFIFWQLWQFVKPGLYPHEIKATRGVVGYATFLFIAGLLFGYFIITPVSLSFLVQYSVDDAHTVKNMFHLGDYISVVALLTFAFGLIFQMPLIIYFLAKVGIMTPPFMRHYRKHAILGIFILSALITPTTDMITQLIVAIPMLLLYEVSILIAGRVQKQREQAEKNVALSTSTAS